A single window of Oncorhynchus keta strain PuntledgeMale-10-30-2019 chromosome 34, Oket_V2, whole genome shotgun sequence DNA harbors:
- the lin28aa gene encoding protein lin-28 homolog A — MAEGVCKTEEDEGLSTEEDSESFHGVGVCKWFNVRMGFGFLSMTNREGVPLESPVDVFVHQSKLHMEGFRSLKEGEAVEFTFKKSAKGLESQRVTGPEGTHCVGSEKRPKGKSVQKRHSKGDRCYNCGGLDHHAKECKLPPQPKKCHFCQSISHMVANCPIKAQQSSPRSQGKPSSLKGDEEEHGHSAPPPVSSD; from the exons ATGGCAGAAG GAGTCTGCAAGACCGAAGAGGATGAAGGACTAAGTACCGAGGAGGATTCGGAATCTTTCCACGGTGTCGGCGTATGTAAATGGTTCAACGTGCGCATGGGCTTTGGGTTTTTGTCCATGACCAACCGAGAGGGGGTCCCGCTCGAGTCTCCGGTCGATGTGTTCGTTCATCAG agTAAGCTGCACATGGAGGGCTTCCGCAGCTTGAAGGAGGGCGAGGCGGTCGAGTTCACCTTCAAGAAGTCAGCCAAAGGCCTGGAGTCCCAGAGAGTCACTGGGCCAGAGGGCACACACTGTGTGGGCAGCGAGAAGAGACCCAAAGGCAAGAGCGTCCAGAAACGGCACTCCAAGGGAGATAG GTGCTACAACTGCGGAGGCCTGGACCACCATGCCAAGGAGTGCAAGTTGCCGCCCCAGCCCAAGAAGTGCCATTTCTGCCAGAGCATTTCCCACATGGTCGCCAACTGCCCAATCAAAGCACAGCAGTCCTCGCCACGTTCTCAGGGAAAGCCCTCCTCCTTGAAAGGGGACGAGGAGGAACACGGCCACTCGGCCCCTCCCCCCGTGAGCTCCGATTGA